The DNA segment GAAACCCCCGAAGACCACACCCCGCCCTCGGCGGTACCGGCCGCCGGCGGCCCCGGCGGCAAAGCGCCCAATGCCAAGCCGGGCTTCGGCCCCGAGCCCCAACCCGAGAGCTAGCCCCACAGGGGCTGATTCGATTCATGGCCGGCGCTGAGTTTCCGCCGCTGGCCGGGGTTGCGCTTGACCGTCCCCGCTTGATGGGGGTCGTCAACGTTACCCCCGACAGCTTCCACGATGGCGGCCGCTATGTGGCCAGCGAGGCCGCCATGGCAAAGGCTCGGCGGTTGGCCGCCGAGGGCGCCGACTTCATCGACATCGGCGGCGAATCGAGCCGCCCGGGCGGCCAGGCGGTGACGCTCGAGCAAGAGCTCGACCGCATCGTCCCGGTCTTCGAGGGACTGGCCGACCTGGGCGTTCCGTTATCCATAGACAGCCGCCGGGCCCCGGTCATGGCGGCGGCGCTGGAGCGCGGTGCGGCGATCGTCAACGACATCAGCGCGCTGGCCGACGAGGCGGCGCTCGAGCTCATGGCCGGCAGCGACGTCCCGATAATCCTCATGCACTGCCCCCCCGACTTCGCCGCCATGCACGCCGGGCAGGATTATCAGGATATCGGCGCCGAGCTGGCAGCCTGGCTTGCCGTGCGTATCGCACGCTGCGAGGCCGCCGGCATCGCGCGCGCGCGTCTGGTCGTCGACCCCGGCATAGGTTTCGCCAAGAACGCCGCCCAAAGCGCCGCCGCGCTCAGCGACGTGGCGCGCTTGCACGAACTGGGCTGCCCGGTCCTGGTCGGCGCCTCGCGCAAGAGCTTCATCGGCCACCTGGCGGATGTCTGCGAAACGGCGGACCGCCTGCCCGGCTCGCTGGCCGCGGCGCTCTGGGCCGTGAGCCAGGGGGTTCACGTGCTGCGCGTCCACGACGTGGCGGAGACCAGGCAGGCACTGGAGATTTGGCCGGGCTAATCCCCCCGGCGGCGCCAAAAGCCAAAGCCTCCGGCCAGCAGCAGCGCCAGGCCGCCCACCAGCGGCACCGCGGCGTGGGGCGTCAGGCCGGGCTCCAGGATGGCGTTGGCGGGATCATCGGGATCAAAGGCGACGGCGACCTTTTGGCCGGACTTGTAGTGCGCCAGCATCCAGCGCCACTCGCCCTCGGGGCTGAGTGCTCGGCCGGTGATGGCGGTGGACTCGAGGGAGATCTCGTAGCTCTCGCCCGCCACTTGGTATGCCACGACGATGCTGGCGCTTTTCGCGGTGGCGCCCATGCCGGCGATACGTCCTTCTGCCGTCGGCCAGGCTTGGCTCGCCAGCGCCTGGCCGATGCGCCAGAGCGCGATTGCCGTCAGGCCGAAACCAATGAGCAAAAAGATCACCAGCATGGGCCGGCTGATCAGCCGCAGGAATTGCGGCGGCGGTGCCTCGGGCAGCTTTTCGGTAGGTTCCGTCATGGCGCCATGGTTGCCCCGGAGCGGTCGGGATGGCAAGGTCGGACGGCAGCTAGCGACGGGAGAGGATCATGAAACACATAGCTCTGG comes from the Alphaproteobacteria bacterium genome and includes:
- the folP gene encoding dihydropteroate synthase, with the protein product MAGAEFPPLAGVALDRPRLMGVVNVTPDSFHDGGRYVASEAAMAKARRLAAEGADFIDIGGESSRPGGQAVTLEQELDRIVPVFEGLADLGVPLSIDSRRAPVMAAALERGAAIVNDISALADEAALELMAGSDVPIILMHCPPDFAAMHAGQDYQDIGAELAAWLAVRIARCEAAGIARARLVVDPGIGFAKNAAQSAAALSDVARLHELGCPVLVGASRKSFIGHLADVCETADRLPGSLAAALWAVSQGVHVLRVHDVAETRQALEIWPG
- a CDS encoding DUF3592 domain-containing protein, with translation MTEPTEKLPEAPPPQFLRLISRPMLVIFLLIGFGLTAIALWRIGQALASQAWPTAEGRIAGMGATAKSASIVVAYQVAGESYEISLESTAITGRALSPEGEWRWMLAHYKSGQKVAVAFDPDDPANAILEPGLTPHAAVPLVGGLALLLAGGFGFWRRRGD